The region GTATTAACGGAGACCCCCCTGTCGAAACAACACAAAAACAGTGAGTTTGGCGTCTGTTCAGCAGCTTTTGGAGCGTGCTTGCTACCCCATGGCCTACCTTTAGATTAATTATCCCTAGAAGGAGACCCGGCGAACAAAGTTGCGACTTTCTCGTAAGCAAACAGGCTCATTTTGCCACGGCAAGCGAATTGACGCTAGTATATTGCCTGATTTCATCTACAGTACTTACGCGTACGGGTCTTGAGCACTAAAAAGACATTGAATACATAAAAGAGCGTACATGtatcaaaagaattttctctaTAAAAAATCATCTTTTGTCTGGACGGGTAACGTCACTCGTGTCCACAACTACTTTGATAAATAACGTGTCATCTCTTATATAATCTCCACCGTCTAATGTTGATAAGGGAACAAATAGAGGACACCCACTCGCAATATTCATTTCATTGCGCGGCTtcttgaacgacgacgacgtgggaTCGGGTCTAAACGTGTCCGACACGTGTCTACCATAGGTTTGATCCATGAGGACGAGAGTCACTTTCTGTTGAAAGGGCCAAGGCAAAAGGGCATCATACTCGCCCCTCATCACCACAAAAAACAGCGAGAGATGAGTCCCTTTTCCCATCCCGTCCCCATTCAGATACAACCTCGCACAAAGCTTATATCCGCAGCCAGACGTGTAAAACGGCTGCGAATAAATCGAAGGCGTTTTCCCACTTACAGCCTCACGCCTGCGCCTTCGAATATCAGTAATCTTCCACAGAAGAACTCCTTCGGTATTTTTACAGTCCAGCATATCAATTCTAAGCCCGTGCTCCGCTAATTTGATATCGTGAGAAGCGAGGATTCGATCCTGTTGTGAGAACTGTTGTTCGATGAGCGGACTCAAAGACGATCCCGTTCCCATGCCGCTTGTGCTGAGCGAAGGGGCGTTAGTTCTTAGCGAATTATTCTCGTCTTCTAGTGATCGTATTCGCGCCGCTTGCGTTGTTATTGTCTCCTCCATtttgagcattttttccgtcaTGATTCGAAGATGACTTTCGACGTTGTCGAACTTGGCGCGATAGTCTCTCTGCGCGTTGTCGACGGATTGATAGCAGGCTTCGAGGATTTTTGTTTGGACGACTCGTTGATGGGCTTGCATGTCTGTGGCTTGGGTTTCGAGGCTGGAAATTCTTTCTGTTAACGCCTCCACTGCTTTCGTATTGTTCTGCTGGAGGGTGCGGAAATCTCGAC is a window of Oscarella lobularis chromosome 20, ooOscLobu1.1, whole genome shotgun sequence DNA encoding:
- the LOC136198935 gene encoding uncharacterized protein isoform X3, producing MKDECQYRSIIHKDEKKQLTMVKCPVCSEEIPEDKLSQHLELSCPDKDISCEVPGCTQQLQRKALSAHNKDSLIEHVAHITKTLNEVTMTLSSLKVPSGDEKTIAAIESIRVRINDVEEHCGDMEANQKIVQAKILEACYQSMDNLQKETRHVIDNLTRHFTMFTEKMLKFEEIVATQSQEISELKQNRDPAHDRVIASHDVRLAEHGVRLDLIDNKYQRGVLLWKIVASNMAEESLSHAVEETRHNALGDCPNFQTDDLESNNLRFCYCSKSSLSNGNSGSEFFCKENSDSSSLPPQLSPDRLCESLSETRRDFRTLQQNNTKAVEALTERISSLETQATDMQAHQRVVQTKILEACYQSVDNAQRDYRAKFDNVESHLRIMTEKMLKMEETITTQAARIRSLEDENNSLRTNAPSLSTSGMGTGSSLSPLIEQQFSQQDRILASHDIKLAEHGLRIDMLDCKNTEGVLLWKITDIRRRRREAVSGKTPSIYSQPFYTSGCGYKLCARLYLNGDGMGKGTHLSLFFVVMRGEYDALLPWPFQQKVTLVLMDQTYGRHVSDTFRPDPTSSSFKKPRNEMNIASGCPLFVPLSTLDGGDYIRDDTLFIKVVVDTSDVTRPDKR